The Malus domestica chromosome 06, GDT2T_hap1 genome has a segment encoding these proteins:
- the LOC103454569 gene encoding protein unc-13 homolog isoform X2, with protein sequence MPSAPPKHVEEVKVLPLGLPRLNTGLSDDDLRESAYEILLASLATSGIVICSVEDRKKQRSSKLLSRLKSRRETTTVQSQPLERDLRLIHTIRVQMQISEAMDESTRQKLMLLASGRTRAQIDVPQILLGLVNGTFKSDFPNEKSYMQWKNRQASILEELLCFSADLVAHDNRAIMSALAMVKNAKEWDFMSLSERAEVLSVIKQVALKFSSLPGHLGIESETYYWTSAYHLNIRLYEKLLLGVFDALDEGQLIAEADEFLMLLKLTWSTLGLTQKIHDAIYGWVLFQQFVETGEPLLLEYATVELLKLISAKVDDKKLRLYSNSLLCSRQCNDSEIKLSLVDAVFYSISIWCESKLEDYHLHFSQQPYHIKRVMSLLSVVGIYTFGDGGDNKLSRLNIPDEDAAKIFESYVERSIEAAYRRAASNVEHLSKVEKRHPLEVLANELRLISEKEFNVFYPEICKWCPKSVTIVAMLLHQIFWGRLKPFLDGVSSLSEDVKAVLPAADLLDHGLTQLYNLVDGANSKHLRHYPIGEVAKPLILDWVIAQHERILEWTGRAFDLEEWEPLSTQQRQAASIIEVFRIVEESVDQFFGFNLPMDITHLQALLSVVFHTLDNYLVKLLDKLVEKNHLYPSAPPLTRYKETTIPVMKKKLLECMPLDDNVYNKLNSLTIPRLCIRLNTLKYIQKQIDILEDGIRKSWALVRQPVHKKWDKEHSSRTTSNEQVDELFVNTFEIIRDTAANAISKLCDFTGARIVFWDLRHAFLFGLYCGNVEGARLDGVLSHIDAVLGHVCGFIDDSLRDAVVSSICRASLEGFAWVLLDGGPSRAFSDSDIALMEDDLTTLKEFFVADGEGLPRSLVEQEAKLAEQILNLYSFQTETIIQMLMAASEQISSGLDSHDQSHMRLHNAHTLVRVLCHKKDREASKFLKRQYQFPMSSEYEDTPSTDQTAGSPFRSDLTKRSTSFRWNTNSPPSFKSFKKKLQEATSEIRNVAW encoded by the exons ATGCCAAGTGCACCTCCAAAGCATGTTGAAGAGGTTAAAGTGCTACCGCTGGGATTGCCTCGTCTAAACACAG GATTGTCGGATGATGACTTGCGGGAGTCAGCCTATGAAATATTGTTAGCATCTTTGGCAACTTCTGG GATTGTAATATGTTCAGTTGAGGATAGAAAGAAGCAAAGGAGTTCAAAATTGCTGTCACGATTGAAGAGTAGAAGGGAAACAACAACTGTGCAGTCTCAACCACTTGAAAGAGATTTACGGCTCATCCACACCATCCGTGTGCAAATGCAG ATTTCAGAAGCGATGGATGAAAGCACTAGGCAAAAGTTGATGCTGTTAGCGTCAGGGAGAACGCGGGCACAAATCGATGTTCCTCAAATCTTGTTGGGGCTTGTAAATGGAACTTTTAAGTCTGATTTTCCAAATGAAAAGTCTTATATGCAGTGGAAGAATAGACAG GCAAGTATATTAGAAGAACTTCTCTGTTTTTCTGCTGACCTTGTAGCACATGATAATCGAGCTATTATGAGTGCTCTTGCTATGGTCAAAAATGCAAAG GAATGGGACTTTATGTCTCTTTCTGAACGGGCTGAGGTTCTATCAGTTATCAAACAGGTGGCTTTGAAGTTCTCATCTCTTCCAGGGCACTTGGGTATCGAAAGTGAGACCTATTATTGGACTTCTGCGTATCACCTGAATATTAGACTTTATGAGAAACTACTTCTTGGTGTGTTTGATGCTCTTGATGAAGGCCAGCTAATAGCG GAAGCCGATGAGTTCCTGatgcttttaaaattgacatggTCCACTTTAGGCCTCACTCAAAAAATCCATGATGCAATATATGGGTGGGTCCTTTTCCAACAG TTTGTTGAAACAGGCGAGCCTTTGCTATTAGAATATGCAACAGTGGAGTTGCTGAAACTTATATCAGCTAAAGTTGATGATAAGAAGTTGAGGCTATATAGCAATAGCCTGCTATGTTCTAGGCAGTGCAATGACAGCGAGATAAAACTTAGTTTGGTTGACGCTGTCTTCTACTCGATAAGCATCTGGTGTGAGAGCAAACTGGAAGACTATCATCTCCATTTTAGTCAG CAACCTTATCACATAAAGAGGGTGATGAGCTTATTGTCAGTAGTTGGCATTTATACTTTTGGCGATGGTGGTGATAATAAG TTGAGCAGGTTGAATATTCCAGATGAGGACGCTGCTAAAATATTTGAATCTTATGTGGAAAGGTCCATTGAAGCAGCATACAGGCGG GCAGCAAGTAACGTAGAACATTTATCCAAAGTGGAAAAAAGGCATCCCTTGGAAGTACTTGCAAATGAACTCAGGTTGATATCTGAGAAAGAGTTCAATGTCTTCTACCCGGAGATATGTAAATGGTGTCCTAAATCTGTGACGATCGTGGCTATGCTATTGCACCAGATTTTTTGGGGAAGACTG AAACCATTTCTTGATGGGGTGTCATCTCTCTCTGAAGATGTTAAAGCAGTTCTTCCAGCTGCTGATTTATTGGATCATGGCCTAACTCAGCTATATAATCTTGTTGATGGAGCAAATAGCAAACATTTGCGCCATTATCCG attggtgaagttgctaaACCTCTCATTCTTGATTGGGTGATTGCTCAACATGAACGTATCTTGGAGTGGACTGGACGCGCATTTGATCTTGAG GAGTGGGAGCCTTTGTCGACTCAGCAAAGACAGGCAGCATCAATAATTGAAGTATTTAGAATTGTAGAAGAG AGTGTGGATCAATTTTTTGGTTTTAATCTCCCTATGGACATCACGCATTTGCAAGCTCTGTTATCTGTTGTCTTCCACACCCTGGATAACTATTTGGTGAAATTGCTTGACAAGCTAG TTGAGAAGAATCATTTATATCCATCAGCTCCTCCATTGACTCGTTACAAGGAGACGACGATTCCAGTAATGAAGAAAAAGTTGCTTGAGTGTATGCCTCTGGATGACAATGTGTACAACAAGTTGAATAGTTTGACGATACCCAGACTCTGTATCAGACTGAACACTTTAAAA TATATACAGAAACAAATAGATATACTAGAAGATGGCATCAGAAAATCTTGGGCACTTGTTAGACAACCTGTTCATAAAAAATGGG ACAAGGAACATTCTTCAAGAACAACATCTAATGAACAAGTCGATGAGCTCTTTGTCAACACCTTTGAAATTATCAGGGACACTGCAGCAAATGCTATCAGCAAACTTTGTGACTTTACTG GTGCAAGAATCGTGTTCTGGGATCTCAGACATGCATTCCTTTTTGGTTTGTACTGTGGTAATGTTGAAGGTGCTCGTTTGGATGGTGTTCTTTCACATATTGATGCT GTCCTTGGCCATGTGTGTGGGTTTATTGATGACTCTCTTCGAGATGCTGTGGTTTCAAGCATTTGTCGGGCATCACTG GAAGGCTTTGCATGGGTGCTGCTCGATGGAGGGCCTTCTCGTGCATTTAGTGATTCAGATATTGCACTGATGGAGGATGACCTGACCACACTAAAG GAATTTTTCGTAGCTGATGGAGAAGGCCTTCCTCGATCACTAGTGGAGCAGGAAGCAAAATTGGCTGAGCAGATACTGAACTTGTATTCTTTTCAG ACCGAAACGATTATCCAAATGCTGATGGCTGCAAGTGAACAAATATCATCAGGCTTAGATTCACATGATCAGAGTCATATGCGTTTACATAACGCACACACTTTGGTACGGGTTTTGTGCCACAAGAAAGATAGAGAAGCCTCCAAATTCTTGAAAAGGCAATATCAATTCCCCATGTCATCAG AGTACGAAGACACTCCATCAACGGATCAAACTGCAGGATCACCTTTCAGATCCGATCTTACAAAGCGAAGCACATCATTTCGTTGGAATACCAACAGCCCACCTAGTTTTAAATCGTTTAAGAAGAAACTTCAAGAAGCAACATCCGAAATCAGGAACGTAGCGTGGTAA
- the LOC103454569 gene encoding protein unc-13 homolog isoform X1 — translation MMEHHQPLLQRYRRDRRKLLEFLFSSGLVRTPSGSDSAPASAASISHIDFDTISADYVLDCVKSGGVVDISEATKKYFRESSYPLMIQSELGDSFFLVSDPESSGSPPRRVPTPVHVNRTANNASSSSAQLNSLSVEDIEKAGDDYGFKYRAMPSAPPKHVEEVKVLPLGLPRLNTGLSDDDLRESAYEILLASLATSGIVICSVEDRKKQRSSKLLSRLKSRRETTTVQSQPLERDLRLIHTIRVQMQISEAMDESTRQKLMLLASGRTRAQIDVPQILLGLVNGTFKSDFPNEKSYMQWKNRQASILEELLCFSADLVAHDNRAIMSALAMVKNAKEWDFMSLSERAEVLSVIKQVALKFSSLPGHLGIESETYYWTSAYHLNIRLYEKLLLGVFDALDEGQLIAEADEFLMLLKLTWSTLGLTQKIHDAIYGWVLFQQFVETGEPLLLEYATVELLKLISAKVDDKKLRLYSNSLLCSRQCNDSEIKLSLVDAVFYSISIWCESKLEDYHLHFSQQPYHIKRVMSLLSVVGIYTFGDGGDNKLSRLNIPDEDAAKIFESYVERSIEAAYRRAASNVEHLSKVEKRHPLEVLANELRLISEKEFNVFYPEICKWCPKSVTIVAMLLHQIFWGRLKPFLDGVSSLSEDVKAVLPAADLLDHGLTQLYNLVDGANSKHLRHYPIGEVAKPLILDWVIAQHERILEWTGRAFDLEEWEPLSTQQRQAASIIEVFRIVEESVDQFFGFNLPMDITHLQALLSVVFHTLDNYLVKLLDKLVEKNHLYPSAPPLTRYKETTIPVMKKKLLECMPLDDNVYNKLNSLTIPRLCIRLNTLKYIQKQIDILEDGIRKSWALVRQPVHKKWDKEHSSRTTSNEQVDELFVNTFEIIRDTAANAISKLCDFTGARIVFWDLRHAFLFGLYCGNVEGARLDGVLSHIDAVLGHVCGFIDDSLRDAVVSSICRASLEGFAWVLLDGGPSRAFSDSDIALMEDDLTTLKEFFVADGEGLPRSLVEQEAKLAEQILNLYSFQTETIIQMLMAASEQISSGLDSHDQSHMRLHNAHTLVRVLCHKKDREASKFLKRQYQFPMSSEYEDTPSTDQTAGSPFRSDLTKRSTSFRWNTNSPPSFKSFKKKLQEATSEIRNVAW, via the exons ATGATGGAGCACCACCAACCTTTGCTGCAGCGATATCGCCGTGATCGTCGCAAGCTCTTAGAATTCCTCTTTTCGTCGGGTCTGGTCCGAACGCCGTCCGGGTCAGACTCCGCCCCCGCGTCCGCCGCCTCCATCTCCCACATCGATTTCGATACTATCAGCGCCGATTATGTCCTCGACTGCGTCAAATCTG GTGGAGTGGTGGATATATCTGAAGCAACCAAGAAGTACTTTCGTGAATCTTCTTACCCTCTAATG ATTCAATCCGAATTAGGGGATTCCTTTTTCCTAGTTTCTGATCCAGAATCATCTGGATCACCTCCTCGGCGTGTGCCTACTCCTGTACATGTGAACCGGACCGCTAACAATGCATCAAGTTCATCCGCACAGCTGAATTCTTTGAGTGTTGAGGACATTGAAAAGGCTGGTGATGACTATGGTTTCAAATATAGAGCCATGCCAAGTGCACCTCCAAAGCATGTTGAAGAGGTTAAAGTGCTACCGCTGGGATTGCCTCGTCTAAACACAG GATTGTCGGATGATGACTTGCGGGAGTCAGCCTATGAAATATTGTTAGCATCTTTGGCAACTTCTGG GATTGTAATATGTTCAGTTGAGGATAGAAAGAAGCAAAGGAGTTCAAAATTGCTGTCACGATTGAAGAGTAGAAGGGAAACAACAACTGTGCAGTCTCAACCACTTGAAAGAGATTTACGGCTCATCCACACCATCCGTGTGCAAATGCAG ATTTCAGAAGCGATGGATGAAAGCACTAGGCAAAAGTTGATGCTGTTAGCGTCAGGGAGAACGCGGGCACAAATCGATGTTCCTCAAATCTTGTTGGGGCTTGTAAATGGAACTTTTAAGTCTGATTTTCCAAATGAAAAGTCTTATATGCAGTGGAAGAATAGACAG GCAAGTATATTAGAAGAACTTCTCTGTTTTTCTGCTGACCTTGTAGCACATGATAATCGAGCTATTATGAGTGCTCTTGCTATGGTCAAAAATGCAAAG GAATGGGACTTTATGTCTCTTTCTGAACGGGCTGAGGTTCTATCAGTTATCAAACAGGTGGCTTTGAAGTTCTCATCTCTTCCAGGGCACTTGGGTATCGAAAGTGAGACCTATTATTGGACTTCTGCGTATCACCTGAATATTAGACTTTATGAGAAACTACTTCTTGGTGTGTTTGATGCTCTTGATGAAGGCCAGCTAATAGCG GAAGCCGATGAGTTCCTGatgcttttaaaattgacatggTCCACTTTAGGCCTCACTCAAAAAATCCATGATGCAATATATGGGTGGGTCCTTTTCCAACAG TTTGTTGAAACAGGCGAGCCTTTGCTATTAGAATATGCAACAGTGGAGTTGCTGAAACTTATATCAGCTAAAGTTGATGATAAGAAGTTGAGGCTATATAGCAATAGCCTGCTATGTTCTAGGCAGTGCAATGACAGCGAGATAAAACTTAGTTTGGTTGACGCTGTCTTCTACTCGATAAGCATCTGGTGTGAGAGCAAACTGGAAGACTATCATCTCCATTTTAGTCAG CAACCTTATCACATAAAGAGGGTGATGAGCTTATTGTCAGTAGTTGGCATTTATACTTTTGGCGATGGTGGTGATAATAAG TTGAGCAGGTTGAATATTCCAGATGAGGACGCTGCTAAAATATTTGAATCTTATGTGGAAAGGTCCATTGAAGCAGCATACAGGCGG GCAGCAAGTAACGTAGAACATTTATCCAAAGTGGAAAAAAGGCATCCCTTGGAAGTACTTGCAAATGAACTCAGGTTGATATCTGAGAAAGAGTTCAATGTCTTCTACCCGGAGATATGTAAATGGTGTCCTAAATCTGTGACGATCGTGGCTATGCTATTGCACCAGATTTTTTGGGGAAGACTG AAACCATTTCTTGATGGGGTGTCATCTCTCTCTGAAGATGTTAAAGCAGTTCTTCCAGCTGCTGATTTATTGGATCATGGCCTAACTCAGCTATATAATCTTGTTGATGGAGCAAATAGCAAACATTTGCGCCATTATCCG attggtgaagttgctaaACCTCTCATTCTTGATTGGGTGATTGCTCAACATGAACGTATCTTGGAGTGGACTGGACGCGCATTTGATCTTGAG GAGTGGGAGCCTTTGTCGACTCAGCAAAGACAGGCAGCATCAATAATTGAAGTATTTAGAATTGTAGAAGAG AGTGTGGATCAATTTTTTGGTTTTAATCTCCCTATGGACATCACGCATTTGCAAGCTCTGTTATCTGTTGTCTTCCACACCCTGGATAACTATTTGGTGAAATTGCTTGACAAGCTAG TTGAGAAGAATCATTTATATCCATCAGCTCCTCCATTGACTCGTTACAAGGAGACGACGATTCCAGTAATGAAGAAAAAGTTGCTTGAGTGTATGCCTCTGGATGACAATGTGTACAACAAGTTGAATAGTTTGACGATACCCAGACTCTGTATCAGACTGAACACTTTAAAA TATATACAGAAACAAATAGATATACTAGAAGATGGCATCAGAAAATCTTGGGCACTTGTTAGACAACCTGTTCATAAAAAATGGG ACAAGGAACATTCTTCAAGAACAACATCTAATGAACAAGTCGATGAGCTCTTTGTCAACACCTTTGAAATTATCAGGGACACTGCAGCAAATGCTATCAGCAAACTTTGTGACTTTACTG GTGCAAGAATCGTGTTCTGGGATCTCAGACATGCATTCCTTTTTGGTTTGTACTGTGGTAATGTTGAAGGTGCTCGTTTGGATGGTGTTCTTTCACATATTGATGCT GTCCTTGGCCATGTGTGTGGGTTTATTGATGACTCTCTTCGAGATGCTGTGGTTTCAAGCATTTGTCGGGCATCACTG GAAGGCTTTGCATGGGTGCTGCTCGATGGAGGGCCTTCTCGTGCATTTAGTGATTCAGATATTGCACTGATGGAGGATGACCTGACCACACTAAAG GAATTTTTCGTAGCTGATGGAGAAGGCCTTCCTCGATCACTAGTGGAGCAGGAAGCAAAATTGGCTGAGCAGATACTGAACTTGTATTCTTTTCAG ACCGAAACGATTATCCAAATGCTGATGGCTGCAAGTGAACAAATATCATCAGGCTTAGATTCACATGATCAGAGTCATATGCGTTTACATAACGCACACACTTTGGTACGGGTTTTGTGCCACAAGAAAGATAGAGAAGCCTCCAAATTCTTGAAAAGGCAATATCAATTCCCCATGTCATCAG AGTACGAAGACACTCCATCAACGGATCAAACTGCAGGATCACCTTTCAGATCCGATCTTACAAAGCGAAGCACATCATTTCGTTGGAATACCAACAGCCCACCTAGTTTTAAATCGTTTAAGAAGAAACTTCAAGAAGCAACATCCGAAATCAGGAACGTAGCGTGGTAA